The genomic DNA attagaagggtttctctaataaccaattaacaattaaaatgacTAATTAGGCATAAGCTAAGGGAGCCGACATTCGGATGCTGAAGGAATCGCCTTAcgtgaataataaattaagaatcagtcattttaagcagtaatagccattataaATACTAGTAATGCCTtgactatatttttaaattattttaatggtattttgataaaaaaggTATGAATTTCTATCAAAAAACATGACCCCAAACGTTGACTGATTTTGTATATTGTGGGCAGAATGGAAATTCATGCTCAGTAGGTTCACTTCCAACATTATGTGCATTCACCTAAAGACATCAGACATTAACAGCAAGGCAAGTGCATTCCTAGAGTCTTGTCAGCTTCGGCCATACCGGCTTTACATTTATGAGGAGAAAAATGGCCGAATTTTCATGTTGATTGCCTTCAGGGAGTACCAGGACCCCTTCCAGTTCATCCATACGACGCCGTCATCTGTGCCATGCTTGGCCATTACTTTGGTGTACTCTCCACCCCAGTAATATCGGCCGTTTGGATTGGCAGAGTGGCAGCGGTTGTACCACCATCCACCACCGTCTTCTTTGGAGCACTGCTTGGTGGGATCACCAGGGTCCCTGAAAAAACAGTTTAGCACAAGTTACTCTCtgatactttttgttttatcacTCATTCCATGTGTTATGTGCCCACCAGTTCAGGTTCAGTATTTTTGTTTatacttctttttttgttgttgtaaatgtattgattttattaaaatcaaataacatgccatacacataactcaagttttacaacaaaaaaaaaaaggtttgaaaggAATCAACCCCCCTTCTTTTATatcttttctctttcatttaaagtacttcttatatacttataataattatttattttgtctccgtataatattttatccatccatccatccattttccaacccgctgaatccgaacacagggtcacgggggtccgctggagccaatcccagccaacacagggcacaagacaggaaacaatcctgggcagggtgccaacccactgcaggacacacaaaaacacacccacacaccaagcacacactaaggccaatttagaatcgccaatccacctaaccagcatgtctttggactgtgggaggaaaccggagcgcccggaggaaacccacgcagacacggggagaacatgcaaactccacgcagggaggacccgggaagcgaacccgggtctcctaactgcgaggcagcagcgctacccactgcgccaccgtgctgcccgtataatattttagttttgtataATTACGTTTCCCTGTGGAAGTAAGTGTTCTGTTATTGTACTGCTAATGAGAGAGCAAGTCAGATTTTACTGGGAGATGCACATTGTCACAAACCTTGTTaaggctctttgtggagtttatcacaatagatagatagatagatagatagatagatagatagatagatagatagatagatatgaaaaatgctatataatagatagatagatagatagatagatagatagatagatagatagatagatagatagatagatagatagatagatatgaaaaatgctatataatagatagatagatagatagatagatagatagatagatagatagatagatagatagatagatagatagatagatagatagatatgaaaaatgctatataatagatagatagatagatagatagatagatagatagatagatagatagatagatagatagatagatagatagatagatagatagatagatagatagatagatagatagataagtagttctctcgttcgctaactaagagGAGTTAAGGCTACGCCCCGAAGCAGACAAGTGACTGAGGAGGGTCCCTTCCCTCAGTCCgctgtgtgtctctcggattcgctcaaataaatcagtaccgcaagcaaaccgtgatacttagcgcgatgagaaagtcgcaaaatcaacggaatgttcaagcaaattatagaaaaaaacctgatcgaaatccgttaagtagttctctgatgaaaagcggacagacatacacgcgggtctaaaaaactataagaaatttcacacatggaccacgaaatttttaaaactgcttcttagtgagcacctatgggccaagggtaacctacaatccaaatttcaagtcccaagccctcatggttcaggagatttcgtgatgagtgagtcagtggtatttggcttttactgtatatatatatagattagcatcctcaaaataacataaaacgaCATTCCACAAGCCtgtgttattaattttttgtaagttttgtaaaaaggagtaactttgacccctcttaTCCCATTAGCGGGTGAATCTCTGGGATCGATTGATGCggcctgcacagcttcaagtcctcCTGGTCATttctgctgaagacacctatcGCTTTACCCTTCGTCATAtgtgtgtaatttcctgcacacaaTGTGGTTCAAAGTGGCCtagaaattaagttttttttgggtctagtggGTCAAAAATAGAGGTGAACCCCAAAAAGATTGATGTCTTGCGTAATTAGACATCAAGATGCGTTGTATGTGGGGATTTTCTCGTACTGGTCAGTCAGGATGCACATTTATAAGCATTCATAATTAATTCTTATGAGCACAATATCATAAAACAGGTCGCTAACATTGGCAAATTTCCAGAAGTTAGTCACTGAGCTCTCTGCATGGTGCTGCCACCCTTATTTCCTTCTAAAAGCTATAAGGCAAGCTACACAACCCACAGTTTTACATCCAATCTCACACAAGATTTGAAAAGACGCTTACCATTTGTCATTGTCTCTGTCTGAGGTGCTGAACATCATGCCATTGTGGattgtcattgtcctgttgaTGCCAAAGAGTTGTTGGGCTCCTTCCAGAAGAGCATTACCCGCTGTGCCATCATAACCAGCAATAGCCACCATGTAGTTGGTTGCCTCATTTTGTATAGTAAACTGCTTGTAATGAGCTGACACTGTGTTGCCACTCCAGTCTTGCATCTCAAAGAGAACCTCAGTTGGTCCCATTTTTGTAAGCTGACTGATTCGGTTGTTTCCAAGCCAAAACTcccctggtaaaaaaaaaaaagcatcttttAACGAAATCTCAAAATTTAACGTTAAGTGTTATTTGAACCttgtgaaaaaaaacataaaggaaaCAGTTACTTAATGCTTTTGAGAAACATATCTtaagatttatccatccatcaatctttAAACCCACTTATCCTAAGTCAGGGCCTATCCCAGGATTCCTGTGACAACACAGCCTTCACAGTTTAAGGTGTCTTTTAAACTGAAGCTCCTATCACTATGCTGTTTTTAATGATGTTCAAAACATATCTGCATCACAAAAAACTACGATTAGATTCCTTGACATCTAAAACTTCCCAAGATGGTGTCTCTGTAATATTTTGAGTTGGAAACTTCCATAGGGGATGCAGAATGGATCCTTGTAATTGCAGACCAATTAATATTACTTCTGTACTATGAAAAATTATGTAATCTgcattaagaaataaattagataaaTACCTATCAGtacagtataatacaatacaaagtaACGGAGATTgtggaaaagaagtgaaaaagagagtgcaggcagggtgcagtggctggagaagagtgtcaggagtgatttgtgacagacggatatcagcaagagtgaaagagaaggtctacaggacggtagtgaggccagctatgttatatgggttcgagaaggtggcactgaccagaaagcaggagacagagctggaggtggcagagttaaagatgctaagatttgcattgggtgtgatgaggatggacaggattagaaatgaggacattagagggtcagctcaggttggacggttgggagacaaagtcagagaggcgagattgcgttggtttggacatgtgcagaggagagatgctgggtatattgagagaagggtgctaaggatagagctaccagggaagaggagaagaggaaggcctaagagaagatttatggatgtggtgagagaggacatgcaggttatgggttgtggtggattgccggcttctttctccggccctcacccccaggccgccaggaggagctctcccagcagcgtggacatgccccgagttccagcagggcctcatggactatgtagtttttatacacagccctgctggataccttgggagcaaccaggcgtcgctgtaggggggctcgtaggctcgtatgtgccctataacccgggagtacgtcacggtcacgtgacaggaagaaacgatgtgctcccgggttgaagaaaaggactgtttaccctgacccggaagggaaaaggaactgtggactgttgaatgggaacacctccgggtcagggtgtataaaaggactctgggaagcccagtacactgagctgagctgggaggaagggtggcaaagtgtctgggtgaggaggattggtttattgagaattattgtgtttatgagtgtggtgtggagagtgctttgtgcacggtatttttataaaataaagaatatttatactttcacctggtcatcagagtggtacctgagggttcaagaggtggacaaagcctatATCTGTCacagggtgtaacagaacaagatgacgaggacaggaagatatggaagaagatgatccgctgtggcaacccctaacgggagcagccgaaagaagtggAAAAGTCGagtttgattttactgtattttataatgccagtcatataagtcgaatttGGAAAACTCAcggtattggtccaagagattatgatatgctaacacccacctgagagagttaccacggagcacacagcctttttatttctatgtattgtacctacgtgaccacacggtaatacctgaactattccaaagcaacgtttgcacggatttgtgttttttgtacctcacaccctcatacacgtttatcgtaagagcatcccttatctacgatggagtcttcgatcagaagaaaatatgaagctggatttaaattaaacgtcattgaaatagcgaaagaaattggtaactgcgctgctgcaacaaaattcgatgcgtctgagaaactgatgagagattggaggaggcaagaagatgtaaaaaaaaatttaagtgttgcatttttgaacgggcgtataagtcggggtctgattttataatcgatgttttgggtttcaagatccaacttatacgtgagtataacAACATACTAAATAACAGTCAGCGAGGGTTTATGAAGGGAAGATCTTGCTAAACCAATCTTGTCAGATTTGTTTGAACAGGCTACTGTAATAGTTGACCGAAGCAAAGCATACAACAGATATTCAGTtcgactttcaaaaagcctttgactcGGTCATCCCACGCCGAAGAGCAATTTTTAGACTAGAAGATGTAGGCATTAGAAATAACCTTAAAAAACTGGATCTCAAGAAGGTTAACTAGCAGAAGACAAAGAGCACAGAGAAGCAGAGAACGGGGGGTCGTACCCAACTGTAAAATCTCACCTGGTGAATCACAGACGCCTTTTTTGCCATCGAGTGCGATATTTCCGAATCCATCCCTATAGGCATCCCATCGCCTTCCAAAGTCGACGCTTCCATCTTGCCTGTTTTGAATTACCGTCCAGCCTGCAATTAAGAGTTAAAGGATGTAGTGCAATACCCAAAATAGAATAACAACTGCAGCGTGAAAGACCTGAGTGGCTCCTTACCGCCTTCTCTGGCTTCCATGTCACAGTAGACTTTGTAAGGTGCAAAGAAGCTGTCTGGCTGAATCAAGTACATCTCGGAGGTCCTTCCACCTTTCCTGTATATATCCTCACATTCTGTAAAAGAAGCATAGCACATATTTGATAAAGACCACATGTAATATCTGTGACTTTCTTGAATTTAAACTAGAAGTTGGACTGGTGTCAATGATCGTCTGTGACAGACCGGCACCCAAGTGTTCAGTCAGAGCCGAGACTTTCTCAGGCAGAAACTTTCCCAGTTATATAAGACTCAAGACTTGAACCCGTCCTGAATAGTTTTGCAGGGCACACAAACTGGGCCAATCTGTTAATTTAGAATCAGGAATCTGATTCTAAACTTGAACGTCTTTAACATGAAACTAGAGAATGTTCAACTTCCACTTaagacagcggttctcaaactgtggggcgcgcccctaACAAAAAAgagggtgcgaatgttgccatatgtggcgtaatttcgctattcatggggaaattttaaacttgtagcggtgtatcagcagcaaaaaatataggaataaattttattagggtttcaaaaaaacattagggggtgCGAAtagaactgttatgaaaactcgggtcgcaaatacttacaggttgagaaacgctgacttaagacatacagtacatattagaaTTTCTATGCAAGAACAGACATTCCTGTTCCACATCAACAGAGTACAGTGTTGACTTTTACAAagcatttggaattatttgagaTGGGGGTTTAAAAATGGCCAGAATTGATTAATAATATGGGAGTAGGGTGTGATTATCAACTATATAGAAGAAACTATTCAagaagacctggacaagcttcagaacttggaaaatgcagtttaacgtTACACATGAGCCAAAGGAACATCAACTATAAATTCAAGATTggagacactgtcctaaaggGATTTCTGTTGACTTCATTTTTTCACCAtctaatactagaatccctgaggcCTACAAAAAAAggcgtaatcctggcccacctaaAATctatttgcacctctccatcagtgtcttttgttttgtaaatgcgttgatcagcacaagcagcaagcagcctgctgtcccatcccctgacttgacggagctcaactcgggcaaaaagttctcccagctcaagccaaggctccttatctgcgtgtgaggtgcctggagttgtacagggtaaataaaacagtatatcgttatttggaatacatgcatttcctgtgtgttctgtgtctacaaagatctgggtaagtgtaggatgaaaggaaatgcgagaaatgcaagaaatgctgaacatatacctaaagcagaaactttttccatgttatactaataatgacgtaaagtgtataatgtgtgaagactttagtccaattATCAGATAAACACATGCAGgctgggacagcaggctgcttgtgctgatcaacgcatttacaaaacaaaagacactgatagagaggtgcaaaggaatttcaggtgggccgggattacgagtttttttgtaggcttcaggggtTCTAGTGCTAAGCAATGTGTAgaagtgattaaaatggaaatgttaagttatatctttaaaactgttgaatataaattgagaCATGTTATGCTCAGCTGGTGTTTTGTATGCAGTTGTGGTCAACATgccacaagaaagacatagcagtacctgaagctgtgcagagaagagcaactaagtgTATCCCAGGACTTGAGGACCTGTTGgaactctgacagactcagaattaaacctgcttagcctcaagcagaggagaccacGTGGGGACTTCATCCAGGTCTGCCAAGTCCTAAATGGCATTGATAAAGAAGATCCTGCAGAATTCcttcaacttaatggtgaatcacgtaCCACCAATGGAGactaaagggaagtgcatttcggactgaagccaggaagccctTTTTTAACACAAAGAGctgtgagaatctggaacaaactgccGAGACATGGAATTAATACCTTGAcaactttaagaagtatctggatgatacGTTGGGACACCTTAGCGATTGGTTTGAGGGACTGAATGGTGTCTTCTCATGTAGCAAATTTCTGACGTTCTTATGTTGTGTGAGATCAAAATTCAAACCAAAAGCCAGGTCATGAGACACATATTTTCCCTCGCATGATTTTCATTACGCTTAGCACATTATTATTACACATTTTCATTGTAAACTTTTGTGTTCAAAGACTGCGCATTCTCAGACGGGGTCAGTTATTACCTTTCCCAGACACAACTGGGATGTTGCAGGAGACGGTGCAAGGCTTCTGGCAGTAATCTCTCTGGGCAATCAAGGTCTGCTCCAGCCTCTGTATCTTGGACCGTAGGTTTTCTAGGACACCCCGCAGGAGCCGGATGCTAGATGGAATAGTGGTGTCCATGTTGCCTTTCACGAAGGCGTGCTGCTCATCCACTTCATTGGTGTACTCGTCGATCACGTTGTTGTTGTCTGAAACAAACACATGGAAGTTTCCAGCATAAGAGATACTGCCAGTGCTCTTTTGTGACAGTGTCACAAGTGTGACCAGAGAGTGTTCGAAGGGGACTCGAAAGGAACAGAGTCTCGACTCAAAAGTTTAACACAAGTCTATAGCAATAAGTAGGAGACTTGCTCCTGTAAAGACTGCGCACTGGTACCACCAAAAATGGACTCAATTAGTGGACAGTTTGATGACGAGGGAACAGACTGCCCCAGGAAATAATCACTTAACCACAATACAGTCATCACTCGTTATCCAATTCAAATCCATCCCAAAAAACTGGttggaaaatgaaaaatcagaTTTCCAAAAACTTtccctattattattatccacccatccatccattttccaacccgctgaatccgaacacagggtcacgggggtctgctggagccaatcccagccaacacagggcaggaacaaatcccgggcagggtgtcaacccaccgcaggatacacacaaacacacccatacaccaagcacacactagggccaatttagaatcgccaatccacctaacctgcatgtctttggactgtgggaggaaaccggagcgcccggaggaaacccatgcagacacggggagaacatgcaaactccacgcagggaggacccgggaagcgaacccaggttcccagatctcccaactgcgaggcagcagcgctacccactgcgccaccgtgccgccccctattattattattttaaaataatgttttctccGTCCATCAAGAGACTCCCACCTATTTCCCCAAATATCACACTGTGAACACTCTTAAACACCTTTATAAGCCATTAACCCTTGATTTCTCCACATTACAAAACAgttcatactgtatatcagttaCCTAATTAAGACAAAGGTCTAATGGACGTTTTTTGGTACATTAGACTATGTTGGAGATTCAAAAAAGAAACTGGACCTTCACTACACCCATGAAAAAGGATGGCTCACGTCCCAGCATGGTGGACTCGTCCATgaaatttatgtaaaaaaaataagaaattgagccgcctttttttttttttggagccattATTGACTATtatataaattttgaaaaaatgttctcATCATCTAAGCCAGACGTTCCAAACCTTAAATGTAATTTCAGAAGACGGGACAAAGAGGATGGCTGCATCACAATTAAATTGAGTGAGGTGTGTTGTCCGACTTTATTAGTATCTTG from Erpetoichthys calabaricus chromosome 5, fErpCal1.3, whole genome shotgun sequence includes the following:
- the fgb gene encoding fibrinogen beta chain, encoding MKRYLLLALFVSAAFCASDYDEFEEGEVLTTQKPGTEINVRGNRPVPKGREDTVRLQPAPPPISGSSYRARPTTPPRGRQMVQKAVIPDEGGCVHASEEMGLLCPNGCELKTNFLKQEKNIRTSIDQLKTDVNGLSMTSDNIYKYVDGLTNVVRERQKLTSDNNNVIDEYTNEVDEQHAFVKGNMDTTIPSSIRLLRGVLENLRSKIQRLEQTLIAQRDYCQKPCTVSCNIPVVSGKECEDIYRKGGRTSEMYLIQPDSFFAPYKVYCDMEAREGGWTVIQNRQDGSVDFGRRWDAYRDGFGNIALDGKKGVCDSPGEFWLGNNRISQLTKMGPTEVLFEMQDWSGNTVSAHYKQFTIQNEATNYMVAIAGYDGTAGNALLEGAQQLFGINRTMTIHNGMMFSTSDRDNDKWDPGDPTKQCSKEDGGGWWYNRCHSANPNGRYYWGGEYTKVMAKHGTDDGVVWMNWKGSWYSLKAINMKIRPFFSS